A window of Epinephelus fuscoguttatus linkage group LG24, E.fuscoguttatus.final_Chr_v1 contains these coding sequences:
- the LOC125884926 gene encoding uncharacterized protein LOC125884926: MGQWKLWFVLLLQLTVSVDRKETGQQLVKTIGTEPDVTPICTNATQHVIILIVCWIRTERSREECRLLYRHGEEFVHKCDSRFTLLERNQTVFLHVTSLTPADSGNYTCQCSHTDGTDTLRMNITVEEDEAISSPTQIPLHHAVIIGGPVSMFVIITGVIMGFICRKYTHRGRSEPLGTVVQEPEEIEPYSSYLQRENDIYSLVTLPNSVCPLNMTQI, from the exons ATGGGTCAGTGGAAACTTTGGTTTGTGCTGCTCCTGCAGCTCACTGTTTCTGTCGACAGGAAAG AGACAGGGCAGCAACTTGTGAAAACCATCGGGACAGAACCAGATGTGACTCCAATTTGCACCAATGCAACACAGCATGTCATCATTCTTATAGTGTGTTGGATCAGAAcagaaaggagcagagaggagtgTCGTCTGCTGTATCGACATGGAGAGGAGTTTGTGCACAAATGTGACTCCAGATTCACTCTTCTGGAAAGGAATCAGACTGTGTTTCTCCATGTGACTAGTTTAACACCAGCGGATAGTGGGAACTACACCTGCCAGTGTTCACATACTGATGGAACAGATACTCTCCGTATGAATATCACTGTGGAAG AAGATGAAGCCATCAGCAGCCCTACACAAATACCTCTCCATCATGCTGTAATTATTGGTGGTCCAGTATCTATGTTCGTCATTATAACTGGAGTTATTATGGGATTTATCTGCAGAAAATATACACACAG AGGACGATCAGAACCACTGGGCACTGTTGTGCAGGAGCCAGAGGAAATTGAGCCATACAGCTCCTACCTACAGAGAGAGAACGACATTTACTCACTTGTCACACTACCGAATTCAGTGTGCCCACTCAATATGACACAAATTTAA
- the gemin8 gene encoding gem-associated protein 8 — protein MEDISTVMSWFSSPVYSRYWQHYQQAMAWHQRHRRAYRKALEAAYGHAYSQEQCPGSHQQRYADWNAEEGDSEGGEDGDEESSSDSEIECDVSNMEISEELRQYFAQTEKHREELKKQQQMEAEQQDSYVPADQDLRGVSWRSSAAPPSERPGERRGAEMKKLYGKDAAKILAMEAAMQLNFDRNCDLKQPKYWPVIPLKL, from the exons ATG GAGGACATAAGCACCGTGATGTCCTGGTTCTCCAGCCCCGTGTACAGCCGCTACTGGCAGCACTACCAGCAGGCCATGGCCTGGCACCAGAGACACAGGCGAGCCTACAGAAAGGCCTTGGAGGCCGCCTACGGCCATGCCTACAGCCAGGAGCAGTGTCCCGGCAGCCACCAGCAGCGCTACGCAGACTGGAACGCAGAAGAGGGCGACAGCGAAGGTGGAGAGgacggggacgaggagagcagctcGGACAGCGAGATTGAGTGTGACGTCAGCAACATGGAGATCAGCGAGGAGCTTCGGCAGTACTTCGCccagacagagaaacacaggGAGGAGCTGA agaagcagcagcagatggaggCTGAGCAGCAGGACAGCTACGTGCCGGCCGACCAGGACCTGCGAGGTGTCTCCTGGCGAAGCAGCGCGGCTCCTCCCTCGGAGCGCCCCGGCGAGAGACGGGGGGCCGAGATGAAGAAGCTGTATGGCAAAGACGCTGCCAAGATCCTGGCCATGGAGGCGGCGATGCAGCTAAATTTCGACAGAAATTGTGACCTCAAACAGCCCAAGTACTGGCCCGTCATCCCACTGAAACTGTGA